In one Moritella sp. 5 genomic region, the following are encoded:
- the ybgF gene encoding tol-pal system protein YbgF: MIRINTKTAMIMAVLYSGFGHAAPATVFDVNASTEPMVTKKQTRSVEQRLTRIENILHARTRAQLETQQRLDQLSIELMNLQGAIEESELEQGKITQRQRDILNDIERIRTTLVAKPVVPAAIDANILNATNQPVNLTGKDAYNYAIKLIKNERKYDEAIPALQSFISTYPESELAANAHYWLGLLLRKDNKNDDAKAEFETIVTKYPTSNKRADSLQKLGQLAKLSGSKSEAKRYFELVIKDYPNDAVAKLAKKELAALK, from the coding sequence GGCCATGATCATGGCCGTTCTTTATAGTGGTTTCGGGCATGCCGCACCAGCAACAGTATTTGATGTAAATGCAAGTACTGAACCGATGGTAACTAAAAAACAGACTCGTTCTGTTGAGCAACGCTTGACCCGTATAGAGAATATCCTCCACGCTCGAACGAGAGCACAATTAGAAACCCAGCAAAGACTTGATCAATTATCAATTGAATTAATGAATTTACAGGGTGCTATCGAAGAAAGCGAACTAGAACAAGGCAAAATTACGCAACGTCAACGTGATATTCTCAATGATATTGAGCGTATTCGTACCACTCTCGTCGCAAAACCTGTCGTTCCTGCTGCAATTGATGCAAATATTCTAAATGCAACAAATCAGCCGGTAAATTTGACTGGTAAAGATGCTTATAACTACGCGATCAAATTAATCAAAAATGAACGTAAATACGATGAAGCAATTCCTGCGTTACAAAGTTTCATTTCTACGTATCCAGAATCTGAGTTAGCCGCTAATGCACATTATTGGTTAGGTCTGCTTTTACGTAAAGATAATAAGAATGATGATGCTAAAGCTGAATTTGAGACGATCGTAACTAAGTATCCTACGTCAAATAAACGAGCAGACTCTTTACAAAAACTTGGTCAACTCGCTAAGCTATCTGGCTCTAAAAGTGAAGCGAAGCGTTATTTTGAACTCGTGATTAAAGATTATCCAAATGATGCTGTTGCTAAGCTAGCAAAAAAAGAGCTAGCAGCACTGAAGTAA
- the nadA gene encoding quinolinate synthase NadA: protein MEYPFPKKPVPLSAQEKLDYKARIKQLLKEKDAVLIAHYYTDPEIQALAEETGGCVADSLEMARFGNNHPAKTLIIAGVRFMGETAKILAPSKRIIMPALEATCSLDLGCPVEEFSAFCDAHPDHTVVVYANTSAAVKARADWIVTSSIALDVVDHLDSDGQKLIWGPDRHLGAWIEKQTGAKMVRWQGACIVHDEFKASALKRLKEENPDAAILVHPESPADVIELADAVGSTSQLIKAAKELPQQKLIVATDKGIFFKMQQACPEKEMIAAPTGGNGASCRSCAMCPWMGMNGLKTIEDSLVNDEGHEIFVDEEIRVKALIPLERMLNFNVSN from the coding sequence ATGGAATATCCATTCCCAAAAAAACCAGTTCCGTTATCGGCACAAGAAAAACTGGATTATAAAGCACGTATCAAACAGCTTTTAAAAGAAAAAGATGCAGTATTAATTGCACACTATTATACAGATCCTGAAATTCAAGCGCTTGCAGAAGAGACAGGCGGTTGTGTTGCTGATTCTTTGGAAATGGCTCGCTTTGGGAACAATCACCCAGCTAAAACGCTAATCATTGCCGGTGTTCGTTTCATGGGGGAAACGGCAAAGATCTTAGCTCCAAGCAAACGTATCATCATGCCTGCATTAGAGGCAACTTGTTCATTAGACCTAGGTTGTCCTGTTGAAGAGTTCTCGGCATTCTGTGATGCACATCCTGATCATACCGTTGTGGTATATGCAAATACATCAGCAGCCGTTAAAGCGCGCGCTGACTGGATTGTCACATCAAGTATTGCGCTGGATGTAGTCGATCACCTTGATAGTGATGGCCAAAAATTAATTTGGGGTCCCGATCGCCATTTGGGTGCTTGGATTGAAAAACAAACTGGCGCAAAAATGGTTCGCTGGCAGGGTGCTTGTATCGTCCATGATGAATTTAAAGCATCAGCATTAAAACGCTTGAAAGAAGAAAACCCAGACGCAGCGATCCTAGTTCATCCTGAGTCACCTGCCGATGTAATCGAACTTGCAGATGCGGTTGGTTCAACGAGCCAATTGATTAAAGCGGCAAAAGAACTACCACAACAAAAATTGATTGTTGCTACGGATAAAGGTATTTTCTTTAAGATGCAACAAGCGTGTCCTGAAAAAGAAATGATTGCTGCTCCAACTGGTGGTAATGGCGCGAGTTGTCGTAGTTGTGCAATGTGTCCTTGGATGGGCATGAATGGCCTAAAAACGATTGAAGATTCATTGGTTAATGATGAAGGGCATGAAATTTTTGTTGATGAAGAAATTCGTGTTAAAGCGCTTATTCCATTAGAACGTATGTTGAACTTTAACGTATCAAACTAA
- a CDS encoding helix-hairpin-helix domain-containing protein, producing the protein MLKKITRLALYVAVTAPLFILPQANAEQVKMLSNMNNEHAVITPTETTAFDLSHSSISRDTSLMPLNINTANELELTALPGIGKYKAVQIIQWRELNGEFSAITDLVSVNGIGKITVAKLAGKISVTD; encoded by the coding sequence ATGTTGAAAAAAATTACTCGCTTAGCGCTATATGTCGCAGTTACTGCACCTTTATTTATTTTACCGCAAGCAAATGCAGAACAAGTCAAAATGCTTTCTAATATGAATAATGAGCATGCAGTCATCACACCAACAGAAACGACCGCTTTTGATCTCAGTCACTCATCAATTTCACGTGACACATCATTAATGCCATTAAATATTAATACCGCGAATGAGCTAGAGCTTACTGCTTTACCTGGTATAGGAAAATATAAGGCAGTGCAAATAATCCAATGGCGTGAGCTTAACGGGGAATTTAGCGCAATAACAGACTTAGTGAGTGTGAATGGGATAGGAAAGATAACAGTGGCAAAGTTAGCGGGAAAAATTAGTGTAACAGACTAA
- a CDS encoding septation protein A: protein MKQFNEFIPLIVFFVIYKMYDIYSATAALIAVTACTLLFSWYKYRKVEKMQLITFAMVTVFGGITLFTQDSSFIKWKVTIIYCLFSIVLLVSQYGFKQNLLKKMLGKEMVLPEFVWSRVNAAWSIFFLSLAGLNHYIAFNMSEELWVDFKVFGVLGIMLAFTILTVIYLYRYMPKENSDNK, encoded by the coding sequence ATGAAACAATTTAATGAATTTATTCCTCTGATCGTCTTTTTCGTTATTTATAAAATGTACGATATTTATTCCGCAACTGCAGCATTAATCGCAGTAACTGCATGTACATTACTCTTTAGCTGGTATAAATACCGTAAAGTTGAAAAAATGCAATTAATCACGTTTGCTATGGTGACCGTGTTTGGTGGTATTACCTTATTTACGCAAGATTCGAGTTTTATTAAATGGAAAGTAACTATTATTTACTGCCTATTTTCAATTGTTTTATTGGTTAGCCAATATGGCTTCAAACAAAATTTACTTAAAAAGATGTTAGGTAAAGAAATGGTTTTACCTGAGTTTGTGTGGTCACGCGTGAACGCAGCATGGTCAATATTCTTCCTCTCGCTTGCTGGCTTAAATCACTACATTGCGTTTAACATGTCAGAAGAGTTATGGGTTGATTTTAAAGTCTTTGGCGTTCTGGGTATCATGTTAGCTTTTACGATATTAACCGTCATTTATCTCTACCGTTATATGCCTAAAGAAAACAGCGATAACAAATAA
- a CDS encoding peptide MFS transporter has product MNPNNSDTFMGHPKGLFLLFSTEMMERFSYYGMRAILVIFLVSITQDQQAAALLTDPNYQTGLPGLGWSQADALSLYGTYTGLVYITPLIGGWLADNFLGQRKSVLIGGVLMALGQFALFVPVEALSLSPTAGLYLGLAFIIAGNGLFKPNISTMVGDLYEEGDNRRDGAFTIFYMGINIGAFLSGILVGAVVVYTGNYKYGFLMSGIAMVLSVVLQKLFANKYLGNIGIEAAAKKELTANKGKKPTLTAIEVDRIKVILILGLFVIIFWAGFEQAGGLMNLYANDYTDRMIGGFEVPVAWFQSLNPFFIITFAPIVSMIWMKMGPKEPTSPVKFAMALLMLAIGFMFMIFATLEQGGDLTVKTSMYWLVGAYFFHTMGELCLSPIGLSMITKLAPLRLASLMMGAWFGFNAIANKVAGMIGAQIGEAGPMAIFGGIAIAAVISSLILFASARKLIYWMHGAEGQVITQEETTNQKPVAATA; this is encoded by the coding sequence ATGAATCCTAATAATTCAGATACATTTATGGGTCACCCAAAAGGTTTATTCCTTTTATTCAGTACAGAAATGATGGAACGCTTTAGTTATTATGGCATGCGTGCAATTCTCGTTATCTTCCTTGTTTCAATAACCCAAGACCAGCAAGCGGCTGCATTATTAACCGATCCTAATTATCAAACTGGTCTTCCAGGTTTAGGTTGGAGTCAAGCAGATGCGCTTTCTCTTTATGGTACATACACAGGTTTAGTTTACATCACTCCTCTCATTGGAGGCTGGTTAGCAGATAACTTCCTAGGACAACGTAAAAGTGTCTTAATTGGTGGCGTATTAATGGCATTAGGCCAATTCGCATTATTCGTACCAGTAGAAGCGTTATCACTCAGCCCTACTGCTGGGCTTTATTTAGGCCTTGCATTCATCATCGCTGGTAATGGCCTGTTCAAGCCAAACATCTCCACTATGGTTGGTGACCTGTATGAAGAAGGCGATAATCGTCGTGATGGTGCATTCACTATCTTCTACATGGGCATTAATATTGGTGCTTTCTTGTCTGGTATCCTTGTTGGTGCTGTCGTTGTTTACACCGGCAATTACAAATATGGCTTCTTAATGTCTGGTATCGCTATGGTACTTAGCGTTGTCTTACAAAAATTATTCGCTAATAAATACTTAGGTAATATTGGTATTGAAGCTGCAGCGAAGAAAGAATTGACTGCTAATAAAGGTAAAAAGCCAACACTAACGGCCATCGAAGTTGATCGTATAAAAGTTATCTTAATTTTAGGACTATTTGTTATCATTTTCTGGGCTGGTTTCGAACAAGCCGGTGGTCTAATGAACCTTTACGCAAATGATTATACAGACCGTATGATTGGTGGTTTTGAAGTCCCTGTTGCTTGGTTCCAATCATTAAATCCATTCTTTATTATTACCTTTGCACCGATCGTAAGTATGATCTGGATGAAAATGGGCCCGAAAGAGCCGACATCACCCGTTAAATTTGCAATGGCATTATTAATGTTAGCGATTGGTTTTATGTTCATGATCTTTGCAACATTAGAGCAAGGTGGCGACTTAACCGTTAAAACAAGCATGTACTGGTTAGTTGGAGCGTACTTCTTCCATACTATGGGTGAATTATGTCTTTCTCCAATCGGTCTATCTATGATCACTAAATTAGCACCATTACGCTTAGCATCACTGATGATGGGCGCATGGTTTGGCTTTAACGCCATTGCAAATAAAGTGGCTGGTATGATTGGCGCGCAAATTGGTGAAGCAGGTCCAATGGCTATCTTTGGCGGTATTGCAATAGCAGCTGTGATTTCATCTCTGATCCTATTTGCATCAGCACGCAAGCTAATTTACTGGATGCACGGCGCAGAAGGTCAAGTTATTACGCAAGAAGAAACGACGAATCAAAAACCAGTTGCAGCAACAGCTTAA
- the rfaH gene encoding transcription/translation regulatory transformer protein RfaH yields the protein MMETKKEWYLLYCKGKEEVRAQVNLKNQGIESFYPTMKMEKKVRSKLVYKDVVIFPNYLFVEIDTLAANFNSIRSTRGVIDFVKCGKHYTKVPANLVAELKEKQQCRDKPEIEVTLFTEGEKVIIQDGAFKGIEAIYQCKDGLERSMLLINLINNTTTMSVANAEIKNK from the coding sequence ATGATGGAAACCAAAAAAGAGTGGTACTTACTGTACTGCAAAGGAAAGGAAGAAGTTAGAGCACAGGTTAATCTTAAAAATCAAGGTATTGAAAGCTTTTATCCAACGATGAAAATGGAAAAAAAAGTACGCAGTAAACTTGTATATAAAGATGTGGTTATTTTTCCTAATTATTTATTTGTTGAAATTGACACGCTGGCGGCTAATTTCAATAGTATTCGTTCTACCCGTGGGGTTATTGATTTTGTTAAGTGCGGTAAACATTATACCAAAGTACCTGCTAACTTGGTTGCGGAGCTAAAAGAAAAACAACAATGCCGAGATAAACCTGAAATTGAAGTCACCTTATTTACCGAAGGCGAAAAAGTGATTATTCAGGACGGTGCTTTTAAAGGTATTGAGGCTATTTATCAATGCAAAGATGGATTAGAACGTTCAATGCTGTTGATTAACTTAATCAACAACACGACGACAATGAGTGTTGCTAACGCTGAGATCAAAAATAAATAA
- a CDS encoding type IV pilin protein → MHKWSMSPGFTLIELLITVAIVAILASIGIPNYQHYMLATHRDQAKMKLTAISLLETDNYSRHQEYIELRHLSIDLSSETYKYSIKITANNQYQVIATAIDNQRSDSHCRTLSLDHNLTRLPKVCW, encoded by the coding sequence ATGCATAAGTGGTCCATGTCACCCGGTTTTACATTAATCGAATTACTTATAACAGTGGCCATCGTGGCTATTTTAGCGAGTATAGGGATACCTAATTACCAGCACTACATGCTAGCAACACATCGTGATCAAGCCAAAATGAAATTAACAGCAATTAGCTTATTAGAAACCGATAATTATAGCCGGCATCAAGAATATATTGAATTGCGACATTTATCGATTGACCTTAGTAGTGAGACTTATAAATACAGCATAAAGATCACAGCGAATAATCAGTATCAAGTGATTGCAACAGCGATAGATAATCAACGCAGTGATAGCCATTGTCGGACATTGAGTTTAGACCATAATTTAACGCGATTACCGAAAGTATGTTGGTAA
- the glnS gene encoding glutamine--tRNA ligase: MSQAEVRPTNFIRQIIDEDLNSGKHTNVHTRFPPEPNGFLHIGHAKSICLNFGIADDYQGQCNLRFDDTNPEKEDIDYVHAIQEDVKWLGFNWDGEVRYSSNYFDKLFEYAVELIQAGKAYVCFLNAEETREYRGTLNKPGKNSPYRETSIDENLALFNKMRDAGFADGECCLRAKIDMTSSFMCMRDPVIYRIKRAHHHQTGDKWCIYPMYDFTHCISDAIEGISHSICTLEFQDNRRVYDWVLDNISIDCRPRQYEFSRLNIEYTMMSKRKLNALVTENHVSGWDDPRMPTIAGLRRRGYTAASIREFCKRIGVTKQINTIEMGMLEACIREDLEDSAPRAMAVLDPVKLVITNYSENQTEQLIAPAHPKLDMGTRTLPFSRELFIDRADFREEANKKYKRLVLGKEVRLRNAYIVRADDVIKDDAGNIIEIHCTYDDETLGKNPSDGRKAKGVIHWVSAADAVDAEVRVYDRLFKIEDPASVETLEEALNEESLVVIKTAKVEPGLVAAQPASAYQFEREGYFCADSKDSTADKLVFNRTVSLRG; encoded by the coding sequence ATGAGTCAGGCTGAAGTACGCCCAACGAACTTTATTCGTCAGATTATTGATGAAGATTTAAATTCCGGTAAACATACTAATGTGCATACGCGTTTTCCGCCAGAGCCGAATGGCTTTTTGCATATTGGTCATGCCAAATCGATTTGTTTGAACTTTGGTATTGCTGACGATTACCAGGGACAGTGTAATCTACGTTTTGATGATACGAACCCAGAAAAAGAAGACATTGATTACGTTCATGCAATTCAAGAAGACGTAAAGTGGTTAGGTTTTAACTGGGATGGTGAAGTTCGCTATTCATCAAATTACTTCGATAAATTATTCGAATATGCAGTTGAATTGATTCAAGCGGGTAAAGCTTATGTTTGCTTCTTAAATGCAGAGGAAACACGTGAGTACCGCGGTACGCTGAATAAGCCGGGTAAAAATAGCCCATACCGTGAAACGAGCATTGACGAAAACCTCGCGTTATTTAATAAAATGCGTGACGCTGGTTTTGCTGATGGCGAATGTTGTCTACGTGCAAAAATTGACATGACGTCATCGTTCATGTGTATGCGTGATCCCGTTATCTATCGTATTAAACGTGCACATCATCACCAAACAGGTGATAAATGGTGCATTTATCCAATGTACGATTTCACGCATTGTATTTCTGATGCGATAGAAGGTATTTCTCACTCTATCTGTACATTAGAATTCCAAGATAACCGTCGTGTTTATGATTGGGTATTAGACAATATCTCAATTGATTGTCGTCCGCGTCAGTATGAATTCTCACGTTTGAATATTGAATATACGATGATGTCTAAGCGTAAGCTTAATGCATTAGTGACAGAAAACCATGTAAGTGGTTGGGATGACCCACGTATGCCAACAATTGCTGGCTTACGTCGTCGTGGTTATACCGCTGCGTCAATTCGTGAATTTTGTAAACGTATTGGTGTGACTAAACAAATCAATACGATCGAAATGGGTATGCTAGAAGCATGTATCCGTGAAGATCTTGAAGATTCAGCACCACGTGCAATGGCGGTTCTTGATCCGGTTAAATTAGTCATTACTAATTATTCAGAAAATCAAACCGAGCAATTAATTGCACCTGCACATCCTAAACTAGATATGGGTACTCGTACGTTACCATTTAGTCGTGAACTATTTATTGATCGTGCGGATTTCCGTGAAGAAGCGAACAAGAAATATAAACGTTTAGTATTAGGCAAAGAAGTTCGCTTACGTAATGCATACATTGTTAGAGCCGATGACGTTATAAAAGATGACGCGGGTAATATCATTGAAATTCACTGTACTTACGATGATGAAACACTTGGTAAGAACCCAAGTGATGGTCGTAAAGCTAAAGGTGTTATTCATTGGGTATCAGCTGCTGATGCTGTTGATGCGGAAGTACGTGTTTATGATCGCCTATTTAAAATAGAAGATCCTGCAAGTGTTGAAACATTAGAAGAAGCATTGAATGAAGAATCATTAGTTGTTATCAAAACAGCTAAAGTTGAACCAGGCCTTGTTGCTGCTCAACCTGCAAGCGCATACCAGTTTGAACGTGAAGGTTACTTCTGTGCAGACAGTAAAGATTCAACAGCGGATAAGCTTGTGTTTAACCGTACAGTGTCTTTACGTGGCTAA
- the fur gene encoding ferric iron uptake transcriptional regulator, translating into MTDRKTALKKAGLKITLPRIKILELLQLPSSQHTSAEDLYKQLLSKGEEIGLATVYRVLNQFDDAGIVTRHYFEGGKSVFELATQNHHDHLVCLDCGHVIEFHDDLIEDRQRGIAAENDMSLQAHSLYLYGRSLDGKCNHK; encoded by the coding sequence ATGACTGATAGAAAAACCGCATTAAAAAAAGCAGGATTAAAAATAACCCTGCCAAGAATCAAAATTTTAGAATTATTACAACTCCCTAGCAGTCAGCATACCAGTGCCGAAGATCTATACAAACAATTGCTCAGTAAAGGTGAAGAAATTGGGCTTGCGACAGTATATCGAGTGCTTAACCAATTTGATGATGCAGGTATTGTTACTCGTCATTATTTTGAAGGCGGTAAATCTGTTTTTGAACTGGCTACTCAAAACCACCATGACCACCTTGTATGTCTTGACTGTGGCCACGTAATTGAATTCCATGATGACTTGATCGAAGATCGTCAACGTGGAATTGCAGCAGAAAATGATATGTCATTACAAGCCCACAGTTTATACTTGTATGGCCGTTCATTAGATGGCAAGTGTAATCATAAATAA
- the fldA gene encoding flavodoxin FldA: MASVGLFFGSDTGNTEVVAKMIQKQLGKKLVDVKDIAKSTTTDINEFSLLILGIPTWYYGESQCDWDDFMPSLEEIDFSDKLVAIFGCGDQEDYAEYFLDAMGTLRDVVEAKGGTLIGEWPTKGYDFEASKALTDDNHFVGLGIDEDRQPELTAERVEAWVNQIHSEMCLAELED, from the coding sequence ATGGCTAGCGTAGGCTTATTTTTTGGTAGTGACACTGGTAACACTGAAGTAGTTGCTAAGATGATCCAGAAACAACTGGGTAAAAAACTTGTTGATGTTAAAGATATTGCAAAATCAACAACGACAGATATTAACGAGTTCAGCCTATTAATTTTAGGCATTCCGACTTGGTATTATGGCGAATCTCAATGTGATTGGGATGATTTCATGCCTTCACTAGAAGAAATTGATTTTTCTGACAAGCTAGTTGCAATCTTTGGTTGTGGTGACCAAGAAGATTACGCTGAGTACTTCCTTGATGCAATGGGCACACTACGTGACGTTGTTGAAGCAAAAGGCGGTACATTAATCGGTGAATGGCCAACTAAAGGTTATGATTTCGAAGCATCTAAAGCACTCACTGATGACAACCACTTTGTTGGTTTAGGTATTGATGAAGATCGTCAACCAGAACTAACAGCAGAACGTGTTGAAGCTTGGGTAAACCAAATCCACAGCGAAATGTGTCTTGCAGAACTAGAAGACTAA
- the ybfE gene encoding LexA regulated protein, whose translation MAKESFDRTTIDLFAEEKRAGRPKTNPLSRKEQLKQNKRNQLSRDKANGFKRIELKVEQDLFDMLNIKAKSANMTRSEYIQQLLQTHVAK comes from the coding sequence GTGGCAAAGGAAAGTTTCGATAGAACGACGATTGACCTTTTTGCTGAAGAAAAGCGTGCTGGTAGACCCAAAACCAATCCGTTATCACGTAAAGAGCAGTTGAAACAGAATAAACGTAACCAATTAAGCCGAGACAAGGCTAACGGATTCAAACGTATTGAATTAAAGGTCGAACAAGACTTGTTTGATATGTTAAATATAAAAGCAAAAAGTGCTAATATGACGCGCAGTGAATATATACAACAATTACTGCAAACACATGTAGCAAAATAA
- a CDS encoding DUF2788 domain-containing protein, producing the protein MLYEYIDLIESVGTKLFFVALFFLIGMAIHDVLKKGNVPQFGRVAVWFVLCFGMAGFVFKEVLITVWETQI; encoded by the coding sequence ATGTTGTATGAATACATTGACTTAATTGAATCTGTCGGCACTAAATTGTTCTTTGTTGCGCTGTTTTTTTTAATCGGCATGGCAATTCACGACGTACTTAAAAAAGGTAATGTACCTCAATTTGGACGTGTAGCGGTTTGGTTTGTACTCTGCTTTGGTATGGCTGGCTTTGTTTTTAAAGAAGTATTGATCACTGTCTGGGAAACCCAGATTTAA
- a CDS encoding alpha/beta fold hydrolase, translating to MLLNHKIYGQGDPVIVIHGLFGSATNLGMLIKQLKTDHQVIAVDVRNHGLSMRHNSMHYDDMANDIIQLMDHLTIEQAHLVGHSMGGKIAMRTALNFSTRVTSLAVADIAPVNYPPRHDNVFAGLKNIPLGDITTRSEAQSKLAEYVEEVGVQQFLLKGLYKNEQGKFDFYYALDTIISQYDAISDWPEVNKQYDKPVLFIKGMNSDYITNEHKPAIAKYFPQAKAKLIQGTGHWLHAEKPTIFNKIIVDFLFSH from the coding sequence ATGTTACTTAATCACAAAATATACGGTCAGGGTGATCCTGTTATCGTTATCCATGGCTTATTTGGCAGTGCAACAAACTTGGGCATGCTAATTAAACAATTAAAAACGGATCATCAAGTGATCGCGGTTGATGTTCGAAACCATGGTTTATCTATGCGTCATAATAGTATGCATTATGATGATATGGCAAATGATATTATTCAGCTCATGGATCATTTGACGATCGAACAAGCACATCTAGTCGGTCATTCAATGGGTGGTAAGATCGCCATGCGAACAGCGCTTAATTTTTCTACCCGCGTAACCAGTTTAGCGGTAGCCGATATAGCTCCTGTGAATTATCCCCCTCGACATGATAATGTCTTTGCTGGATTAAAAAACATTCCACTTGGCGATATAACCACACGTAGTGAAGCACAATCAAAGCTTGCCGAATATGTAGAAGAAGTAGGTGTTCAACAGTTTTTATTGAAAGGATTGTATAAAAATGAGCAAGGTAAATTTGATTTTTACTACGCGCTAGATACAATTATATCTCAATACGATGCTATTTCGGACTGGCCAGAAGTAAATAAACAGTATGATAAACCAGTGCTATTTATTAAAGGCATGAATTCTGACTATATAACCAATGAGCATAAACCGGCTATTGCTAAATATTTTCCACAAGCGAAAGCAAAGTTAATACAAGGTACAGGTCACTGGTTACATGCCGAAAAACCGACAATATTTAACAAAATAATAGTCGATTTTTTATTTAGTCATTAG
- the seqA gene encoding replication initiation negative regulator SeqA: MKTIELEDDLYRYIASQTKDIGESASDILRRLLGVPDSDCADLTNVEVLPQPVENINSETKQTVTNSPAVVEPTPVSAPIVVEPEIVSHSTLPASIAKLIKNKKFKETTVSVTKFIQILSVLYAENPKEFDSATDIKGRKRIYFAKSESELLSAGSTTKPRHIENTPYWVITNTNTGRKRNIITQLMAEMGYTHALIDAVSQSI, encoded by the coding sequence ATGAAGACGATTGAGCTTGAAGACGACCTATATCGTTATATTGCTAGTCAAACGAAAGATATTGGCGAAAGTGCATCAGATATTTTACGTCGCTTACTTGGTGTACCTGATAGTGACTGTGCAGATTTAACAAATGTTGAAGTATTGCCACAGCCTGTAGAGAACATCAACAGTGAGACTAAGCAAACGGTAACTAATTCACCGGCAGTAGTAGAGCCGACACCTGTATCTGCCCCGATTGTTGTAGAGCCAGAGATTGTCAGCCATTCTACGCTGCCAGCCAGTATCGCTAAGCTTATTAAAAATAAGAAATTTAAAGAAACGACTGTTTCGGTGACTAAGTTTATACAGATATTATCTGTCTTGTATGCAGAAAACCCGAAAGAGTTTGATAGTGCGACTGATATTAAAGGCCGTAAACGTATTTACTTTGCAAAATCGGAAAGTGAATTGTTAAGTGCTGGTAGTACGACCAAACCTCGTCATATTGAGAATACGCCATATTGGGTTATTACTAACACTAATACAGGTCGTAAACGTAATATCATTACACAACTCATGGCTGAAATGGGTTATACCCATGCGCTGATTGATGCTGTAAGTCAATCAATCTAA